One part of the Corynebacterium aurimucosum ATCC 700975 genome encodes these proteins:
- a CDS encoding serine hydrolase domain-containing protein produces the protein MSAFSSLESWPVDTVAAALLHRGEVVEQLGDTSRRFPVASVTKLVAAYGVMVAVEEGAVELDQPAGPEGSTLRHLLAHASGVGFDTREQQKPVGERRIYSSAGYEWAAEEVEKATEIPFSEYLAEGVCAPLGMRATTLEGSAGHGLVSSVEDLAAFAAEVYSPSLLDPSTVEEMRSVQFPGLRGIVPGYGSFKDCTWGLGFEIHGEKQQWMGGLPADTVGHFGMSGTYLWVAGDWAMVALTDRDFGEWCKPLWAESNTAIWEECQAR, from the coding sequence ATGAGCGCTTTTTCTTCTCTTGAGTCCTGGCCAGTCGATACCGTTGCTGCCGCCCTGTTGCACCGCGGCGAGGTGGTAGAGCAGCTGGGGGATACCTCCCGCCGCTTCCCAGTGGCCTCTGTGACCAAGTTGGTGGCCGCCTATGGGGTGATGGTGGCCGTCGAAGAAGGGGCAGTGGAGCTGGATCAGCCTGCAGGCCCTGAAGGCTCCACGCTGCGCCATCTTTTAGCCCATGCCTCGGGCGTGGGCTTTGATACGCGTGAGCAACAAAAACCCGTCGGCGAGCGCCGCATCTACTCCTCGGCAGGCTATGAATGGGCCGCCGAGGAAGTGGAGAAGGCCACCGAGATTCCCTTCTCCGAGTACCTTGCTGAAGGCGTGTGCGCCCCGCTGGGGATGCGGGCCACTACCTTGGAAGGCTCGGCCGGGCACGGTTTGGTCTCCAGCGTGGAGGACCTCGCCGCCTTTGCTGCTGAGGTCTATTCGCCCAGCCTGCTTGATCCTTCGACGGTGGAGGAAATGCGCAGCGTTCAGTTCCCTGGACTACGCGGCATCGTTCCCGGCTATGGCAGCTTCAAAGACTGTACGTGGGGGCTGGGCTTTGAAATCCATGGCGAGAAGCAGCAGTGGATGGGTGGCTTGCCGGCCGATACTGTGGGCCACTTCGGCATGAGCGGAACCTACCTGTGGGTGGCAGGTGACTGGGCCATGGTGGCGCTCACGGACCGTGACTTTGGTGAGTGGTGCAAGCCGCTGTGGGCTGAGAGCAACACGGCCATCTGGGAGGAGTGCCAGGCGCGCTAG
- a CDS encoding helix-turn-helix domain-containing protein: MTSSTPINDRLMIEETTLEELKSLQSLETASIRVADEHGRPVPLSSDVQRLISQVLTSVAQRGEVTISRIPEELTSTVAAELLGVSRPTLMKWAREGKIATHKRGTHTRFKREDVLQLKRQRAEERVKAFQEWRAFEEENAHLF, encoded by the coding sequence ATGACTTCCTCTACGCCTATCAACGATCGGCTCATGATCGAAGAAACTACTCTCGAAGAATTGAAGTCACTGCAGTCTCTCGAGACAGCGAGCATTCGCGTGGCAGATGAGCACGGGCGCCCGGTCCCGTTGTCGAGTGATGTTCAACGATTGATTTCTCAGGTCTTGACGTCCGTTGCGCAGCGAGGGGAAGTTACAATCTCTCGCATTCCTGAGGAGCTCACCAGCACGGTAGCCGCCGAGTTGTTAGGCGTTTCGCGCCCAACGCTCATGAAATGGGCAAGGGAAGGAAAGATAGCTACCCACAAGCGCGGAACGCATACGCGGTTTAAGCGTGAGGATGTACTGCAGCTGAAGCGCCAACGCGCTGAGGAACGCGTGAAGGCATTCCAGGAATGGCGTGCATTTGAGGAGGAGAATGCGCATTTGTTCTGA
- a CDS encoding ABC transporter substrate-binding protein encodes MTSRRSFLGLLGMLAVSGAVAPTVVGCTSEPGSVDTSGLDLITTDISEPQRTLIPADSNDVPGQTIINLVYSGLVYLDEDGDTHYDMAESITQVDDTTYDVVIREDAIFSDGSNVTAKDFVDTWNTAVSQSLLSAHQFEPILGFHEGQKTMRGLTVTGQESFRIELSRPTAGFLERLGYSAFFPMRSEDKDKLSERGMEPIGSGPYMLASWEREKAVTLVPNPRYTGPRKPHNEGIKFVVYSSEEQAYKDLVEGRLDVLTRIPSERLGSFEKELGERALTTPGGSIMEITIPANDANFRGEAGRLRRRALSMAVDREEIAREVFHDRVLPATSFVAPLFGSTPPAPEGADVLTYQPEEARELWEEAEKLDPFEGTFSIGYNADGGHKTWIDAVAKQLRDTLGIPAEGQEFATLKELRKEVTARHITGAFRTIWQAEFPEESTFLVPLYASFSSENESGFSSREYDKLLEKAGQVQDHEEAQKYYTEAQSLLLEKMPAIPLWTTKAYTAYSADIVPAGFTWKPTPNYYLIHRA; translated from the coding sequence GTGACGTCGAGGCGTTCTTTTCTGGGCCTGCTGGGGATGCTAGCGGTGTCGGGGGCAGTGGCACCCACGGTGGTGGGCTGTACCTCGGAGCCTGGCAGCGTTGATACCTCAGGCTTAGACCTCATCACCACTGATATTTCAGAGCCGCAACGCACCCTCATTCCGGCTGATTCCAACGATGTGCCGGGGCAGACCATCATCAACCTGGTGTATTCCGGATTGGTGTATCTGGATGAAGATGGTGATACCCACTATGACATGGCGGAATCCATCACGCAGGTCGATGACACCACCTATGACGTGGTGATCCGTGAGGACGCAATATTCTCCGATGGCTCCAACGTCACCGCTAAGGACTTCGTCGATACGTGGAATACCGCGGTAAGCCAGTCGCTGCTCTCGGCGCACCAATTTGAGCCGATTCTGGGATTCCATGAGGGCCAGAAAACCATGCGCGGTCTGACGGTCACGGGGCAGGAGTCCTTCCGCATTGAACTCTCACGCCCAACGGCGGGATTCCTGGAGAGGCTGGGCTATTCGGCCTTCTTCCCCATGCGTTCCGAAGACAAAGACAAGTTGAGCGAGCGCGGAATGGAGCCCATCGGCAGCGGGCCCTACATGCTGGCCTCCTGGGAGCGCGAGAAGGCAGTGACCCTCGTGCCGAACCCGCGCTATACAGGCCCGCGCAAGCCGCACAATGAGGGAATCAAGTTCGTTGTCTACTCCTCGGAGGAGCAGGCTTATAAGGATCTCGTCGAAGGCCGTCTGGATGTGCTCACGCGCATCCCGTCGGAGAGACTCGGCAGCTTCGAAAAGGAACTGGGGGAGCGTGCGCTGACTACGCCAGGTGGCTCCATCATGGAAATCACCATCCCTGCCAATGACGCGAATTTCCGCGGTGAGGCGGGGCGCCTGCGCCGCCGTGCCTTGTCCATGGCGGTGGACCGAGAAGAAATTGCTCGGGAAGTCTTCCACGACAGGGTGCTTCCTGCCACCAGCTTCGTCGCGCCGCTCTTTGGCTCCACCCCACCCGCCCCGGAGGGAGCCGACGTGCTGACCTACCAGCCGGAGGAGGCCCGCGAGTTGTGGGAAGAAGCAGAAAAGCTGGACCCCTTCGAGGGCACATTCAGCATTGGCTATAACGCCGATGGCGGCCACAAGACGTGGATTGACGCGGTGGCGAAACAGTTGAGGGATACCCTCGGTATTCCCGCGGAGGGCCAAGAGTTCGCGACTTTGAAGGAGCTACGCAAAGAGGTTACTGCCCGCCACATCACCGGGGCCTTCCGCACGATCTGGCAGGCGGAGTTCCCGGAGGAATCGACCTTCTTGGTTCCCTTGTATGCCTCTTTTTCCTCAGAAAACGAGTCCGGCTTCAGCAGCCGCGAATACGATAAGCTGCTGGAAAAGGCTGGCCAAGTACAAGACCACGAGGAAGCCCAGAAGTACTACACCGAAGCGCAGAGCTTGCTGCTAGAGAAGATGCCGGCCATCCCGCTGTGGACGACGAAGGCTTATACCGCCTACAGCGCAGACATCGTCCCCGCCGGCTTCACGTGGAAGCCCACCCCGAACTACTATCTCATCCACCGCGCTTAA
- a CDS encoding mechanosensitive ion channel family protein gives MLKYYMFTIWQAIVDHGLPLLGMLLLGILIPRIGRLAVRVIESRLDENQESTKARLALAGALVYVAQAVAYFLLVLAALSNLGVPPLGAAIPATVVSAAVGFGAQSIIGDFLAGFFILSEKQFGVGDYVSFDGVTGVEGTVVSLTLRTTTVRTPTGEVVMVPNGSAGVVTNFSQEWSRAVVDIAIPVHEGDSLPEITEQVEKISQHALDAPEIRADVAGELDVLPATGLTAPTAAGQPWQVQYRVLVQVNPARQWAVERAIRSALLSSFWDLYKLPTAEGLPGDAPQVLDDAPDADPLDASTPTTVMPAAGTDSSSQHSATSDSAAEAQTEVIATEAVADAAEEPEESMHDGPGRPAFSDESEDEEEDDYKGGIWRADKPENKWQYFWTLGGRVRASTTGLIAGLGVVGLLLLSSANPDGVDAGWLSPSRWMGDSEAASESAEPSEPSVAPNTTPQDELVTDSTGQEPTDAGQPATPTDSAPDSEATYVPADPQAPATQTPAEQYSETAAPTANEQPTVNATEGAAEPSTVM, from the coding sequence ATGCTGAAGTACTACATGTTCACCATATGGCAGGCCATCGTAGACCATGGCTTGCCGCTGTTGGGAATGCTTCTGTTGGGCATTCTCATCCCGCGTATCGGCCGGCTGGCTGTGCGGGTTATTGAGTCCCGTCTGGATGAGAATCAAGAATCCACCAAAGCGCGCCTAGCTCTCGCTGGGGCGTTGGTGTACGTGGCGCAGGCGGTGGCGTACTTCCTGCTTGTGCTGGCTGCGCTGTCCAACCTTGGGGTGCCGCCCCTTGGGGCGGCGATTCCGGCTACCGTTGTCTCGGCCGCCGTTGGTTTCGGTGCGCAGTCCATCATCGGTGATTTCCTCGCAGGCTTCTTCATCCTGTCGGAAAAGCAGTTCGGTGTGGGTGACTACGTCAGCTTCGACGGCGTGACGGGCGTGGAAGGCACCGTTGTATCGCTGACTCTGCGTACGACGACGGTGCGCACGCCCACCGGCGAAGTCGTCATGGTGCCCAATGGTTCTGCGGGCGTGGTCACGAACTTCTCCCAAGAGTGGTCCCGTGCGGTGGTGGATATCGCCATCCCGGTCCATGAGGGCGATTCTTTGCCGGAAATCACCGAGCAGGTGGAGAAGATTTCCCAGCACGCCCTCGATGCCCCGGAAATCCGCGCGGATGTAGCTGGCGAGCTCGACGTCCTACCCGCTACCGGGCTTACCGCACCCACTGCGGCTGGTCAGCCCTGGCAGGTACAGTATCGCGTCTTGGTGCAGGTGAACCCCGCCCGCCAGTGGGCGGTGGAGCGCGCTATCCGCTCAGCCCTGCTGTCCTCCTTCTGGGATCTATATAAGCTGCCCACCGCGGAGGGCTTGCCGGGCGATGCCCCGCAGGTGCTTGACGACGCCCCTGATGCCGACCCCCTTGATGCCAGCACCCCCACCACCGTCATGCCGGCGGCAGGTACTGATTCGTCCTCGCAGCACAGCGCGACGTCGGATAGCGCGGCTGAGGCGCAGACGGAGGTCATCGCTACGGAAGCTGTGGCGGATGCCGCCGAGGAGCCGGAGGAGAGCATGCATGATGGCCCCGGCCGCCCGGCGTTCTCGGATGAATCCGAGGATGAGGAAGAAGATGATTACAAGGGCGGCATCTGGCGCGCGGACAAGCCGGAGAACAAATGGCAGTATTTCTGGACACTCGGCGGGCGCGTGCGCGCCTCCACCACGGGGCTCATCGCTGGACTCGGCGTGGTGGGCCTGCTGCTGCTCTCCTCCGCTAATCCGGATGGGGTGGATGCCGGGTGGCTTTCGCCTTCGCGCTGGATGGGGGACTCAGAAGCAGCTTCCGAGTCCGCGGAACCGTCTGAGCCATCGGTTGCGCCGAACACCACGCCGCAGGATGAGCTGGTTACTGATTCCACGGGCCAGGAACCGACGGATGCAGGTCAGCCGGCGACGCCGACTGATAGCGCCCCGGACAGCGAGGCCACGTATGTCCCGGCGGATCCGCAAGCCCCGGCAACGCAGACCCCAGCGGAGCAATACTCCGAAACAGCTGCGCCGACAGCTAACGAGCAGCCCACCGTGAACGCCACGGAGGGGGCCGCGGAACCTTCCACCGTGATGTAG
- a CDS encoding HAD-IIA family hydrolase, translating into MISYLSDMDGVLIKEGEMIPGADTFIQALKDNNIEYMVLTNNSMSTPRDLSARLKNTGLDIPAERIWTSATATAAFLSNQAGLSTAYVVGESGLTTALHEAGWILNDRDADFVVLGETRTYSFEAITTAINLIRNGARFIATNPDVTGPAPQGVLPATGAVAALITAATNREPYYVGKPNPVMMRSALNNIGAHSENTVMIGDRMDTDVKSGLEAGMRSILVRSGISDDRIIERYPFRPTRIIDSVADLPERIFDPFVD; encoded by the coding sequence GTGATTTCTTATCTTTCAGACATGGACGGCGTCCTCATCAAGGAAGGGGAGATGATTCCCGGCGCGGATACATTCATCCAAGCGCTGAAGGATAACAACATCGAGTACATGGTTCTGACTAATAACTCGATGTCCACCCCACGGGACCTGTCAGCTCGTCTTAAGAACACCGGCCTGGACATCCCAGCGGAGCGCATCTGGACCTCCGCGACGGCCACCGCAGCCTTCCTGTCCAACCAGGCGGGCCTGTCCACGGCCTACGTCGTGGGTGAGTCTGGCCTGACCACCGCCCTGCACGAGGCCGGCTGGATTCTCAATGACCGCGACGCGGACTTCGTGGTCTTGGGTGAGACCCGCACTTATTCTTTTGAAGCCATCACCACGGCGATCAATCTCATCCGCAACGGCGCGCGCTTCATCGCCACCAACCCCGACGTCACGGGCCCCGCCCCGCAGGGCGTACTGCCGGCCACGGGTGCTGTCGCGGCACTTATTACTGCGGCGACCAACCGCGAGCCCTACTACGTGGGCAAGCCCAACCCGGTCATGATGCGCAGTGCGTTGAACAACATCGGCGCGCACTCGGAGAACACCGTCATGATCGGTGACCGCATGGATACCGACGTCAAGTCCGGTCTGGAGGCCGGCATGCGCAGCATCCTGGTGCGCTCAGGTATCAGCGATGACCGCATCATCGAGCGCTATCCTTTCCGCCCGACACGCATCATTGACTCCGTGGCGGACCTGCCGGAGCGCATCTTCGATCCCTTCGTGGACTAG
- a CDS encoding acyl carrier protein, with translation MANDLSAQLQARFGSTPAEEKDSAPAGDAYSELTRLITKVTGVEEGLEREATLEDLGVESLERIELAVRLEEACGVRLNEETMLSVTTVGELAEYLEEHS, from the coding sequence ATGGCTAATGACCTTTCAGCGCAACTCCAAGCCCGCTTCGGCTCCACACCGGCAGAAGAAAAGGATTCTGCACCCGCCGGGGACGCATATAGCGAGCTCACCCGCCTCATCACGAAGGTGACCGGCGTGGAAGAAGGCCTGGAGCGCGAAGCGACATTGGAGGACCTGGGGGTTGAATCACTCGAGCGCATCGAACTAGCCGTGCGCCTCGAGGAAGCCTGTGGGGTCCGCCTTAATGAAGAAACCATGCTCTCCGTGACCACGGTGGGCGAACTTGCTGAGTACTTGGAGGAACACTCGTGA
- a CDS encoding AAA family ATPase encodes MRLLSFSVSNFRSIRATQTLSLYHHWQHSTAPEEGWAQVSEPTTVLIGPTASGKSSVLNALAFALLAIESSATTWLADAPPNQLPHAPYRLDPRTQRLPSTFELDFELDGVRYLYGFQWSFTGVHAEWLSRVPSTRWSPCFVRTRGEEVQWTRSFMDTGDVAKLGPVTDTELILSAGLRDGHPVLAPLARALVHDVAYLPHGHSSISTSSRITTLIRTGKLHLHEAAALLRAADSGIHSVRLNQDHIPEHVFRQMRPVINALSRSNARLRRPDEFSAYSDAEIESLLHAIIVEHKVGDSYYSLKLTDESGGTQNWMATAPLVLDTLRRGGILVADELDSALRPALLDFIIQAFREPSINVNGAQLIFASHTFSALERAGELGLRPESFWSVEKTAAGESELHNLSNTSISLDNPDATHRFLRERYGTASREALTALRELVTDGA; translated from the coding sequence ATGAGGCTCCTTTCCTTTAGCGTGTCCAACTTCCGCAGCATCCGCGCCACGCAGACGCTTTCGCTGTACCACCATTGGCAGCACTCCACCGCGCCGGAGGAAGGATGGGCACAGGTCAGCGAGCCCACCACCGTACTCATCGGCCCCACGGCGTCGGGAAAGAGCAGCGTCCTCAATGCCCTCGCCTTCGCTCTGCTCGCCATCGAATCCTCCGCCACCACCTGGCTTGCCGACGCCCCACCCAACCAGCTCCCCCACGCCCCGTACCGCCTGGATCCTCGCACGCAGCGCCTGCCCAGCACCTTCGAGCTGGATTTTGAGCTCGATGGCGTGCGCTACCTCTATGGATTCCAGTGGAGTTTCACCGGTGTGCACGCCGAATGGCTCAGCCGCGTGCCATCGACGAGGTGGAGCCCCTGCTTCGTGCGGACCCGCGGTGAGGAGGTGCAATGGACGCGTTCCTTTATGGATACGGGGGATGTAGCCAAGCTCGGCCCCGTTACGGACACCGAGCTGATCCTCTCCGCCGGCCTGCGCGATGGCCACCCGGTCCTCGCACCGCTGGCCCGTGCCCTGGTGCACGACGTGGCCTACCTGCCGCACGGGCACTCTTCCATCAGCACGTCCTCACGCATCACCACCCTCATCCGGACTGGCAAGCTGCACCTGCATGAGGCTGCCGCGCTGCTGCGCGCGGCCGATTCGGGAATCCACTCCGTGCGGCTGAACCAGGACCACATCCCGGAGCACGTCTTCCGCCAGATGCGCCCGGTCATTAACGCACTCAGCCGCAGCAACGCACGGCTCCGCCGCCCCGACGAGTTCAGCGCTTACTCCGATGCGGAGATTGAATCCCTGCTGCACGCCATCATCGTGGAGCACAAAGTTGGTGACTCCTACTACTCGCTGAAGCTGACTGATGAATCCGGCGGCACGCAGAACTGGATGGCCACCGCTCCCCTGGTGCTCGATACCCTGCGCCGCGGCGGGATCCTGGTGGCCGATGAACTAGATTCCGCCCTGCGCCCAGCACTCCTCGACTTCATCATCCAGGCCTTCCGCGAGCCAAGCATCAACGTCAACGGCGCGCAGCTCATCTTTGCTTCCCACACCTTCAGCGCCCTCGAACGCGCCGGCGAGCTAGGCCTGCGCCCGGAAAGCTTCTGGTCCGTGGAGAAGACCGCCGCCGGCGAATCAGAACTGCACAACCTCAGCAACACATCCATATCACTGGACAACCCCGACGCCACCCACCGCTTCCTGCGCGAGCGCTACGGCACCGCCTCCCGGGAGGCGCTGACTGCGCTGCGGGAGCTTGTCACGGACGGTGCATGA
- a CDS encoding excalibur calcium-binding domain-containing protein, translating to MTKFSRAVLAASVSVSLCLSAVVPAQAESTVQGVEVPSVDSSAADAGADLSSEQDAASSIEDAESSDQSSASSSEEDDAEFQQSSQGEKIALGVGISAAILAALAGGVYWAVQQRIIPNPLPGLIPSPPAPAPAPAPAPQPAPAPAPAPAPAPAPAPKPASKPAPAPAPQPAPASFTRCADVWNALGRPIYAGEPGFRSKFDRDGDGVGCERDPR from the coding sequence ATGACTAAGTTCTCTCGTGCGGTTCTCGCCGCCTCTGTCTCTGTTTCTCTTTGTTTATCCGCTGTTGTTCCTGCTCAAGCGGAGTCTACTGTCCAGGGAGTCGAGGTTCCTTCTGTTGACTCCTCCGCCGCTGATGCTGGTGCCGATCTCTCTTCCGAGCAGGATGCTGCATCCTCCATCGAGGACGCTGAATCCTCTGACCAGAGCTCTGCTTCTTCCAGCGAGGAAGATGATGCTGAGTTCCAGCAGTCCTCTCAGGGGGAAAAGATTGCTCTTGGCGTGGGCATTTCCGCAGCCATCCTCGCGGCACTTGCTGGCGGTGTCTACTGGGCCGTGCAGCAGCGCATCATCCCGAATCCGCTTCCGGGTCTAATTCCTTCGCCGCCGGCACCTGCTCCGGCTCCCGCACCAGCTCCGCAACCTGCTCCTGCTCCGGCACCTGCTCCGGCTCCCGCACCAGCTCCCGCTCCGAAGCCTGCGTCCAAGCCCGCTCCCGCCCCGGCACCGCAGCCGGCTCCGGCATCCTTCACTCGTTGTGCGGATGTGTGGAACGCGCTGGGCCGCCCGATCTATGCGGGTGAGCCGGGTTTCCGCTCCAAGTTCGACCGCGATGGTGACGGCGTAGGCTGCGAGCGCGATCCTCGTTAA
- a CDS encoding trimeric intracellular cation channel family protein gives MSVVEMDPLIESLYYWSDIIGVLLMGMIGGTMARQRGYDIVGFFFIAMFSSLGGGMIRDVLINRGTVAAMSQPEYLYLAFTGAIIARFVYFKGKTWDYVQSHGDAVVSALWASTGALKAIAYGLPLIPCIMMGVFTATGGSMIRDIAMGREPAVFGDNTPTVIPAVACALVVLGADSAGYLAWGVILGPVVSFVMTMLGIWAGWRVPARQEWAPVNDTAAYVMVMARKAESKGRAVGRRLEPTKLRSWRHNQMEKALQRRIEREVRAGKRRAEAAIDANEFLDSFNEEVAEMSEMMEPATAEAETPDFGVDLSGDSYETPSADEPSPRELLDRILADDQLTDELVERLMRRYEKRDE, from the coding sequence ATGAGCGTTGTCGAGATGGACCCATTGATCGAGTCGCTGTACTACTGGTCCGACATCATTGGTGTCCTCCTCATGGGCATGATCGGCGGAACCATGGCCCGCCAGCGTGGCTATGACATCGTGGGTTTCTTCTTCATCGCGATGTTCTCCTCCCTCGGCGGCGGCATGATCCGTGACGTGCTCATCAACCGCGGCACCGTCGCCGCGATGAGCCAGCCGGAGTACCTCTATCTGGCTTTTACTGGTGCCATCATCGCCCGCTTCGTCTACTTCAAAGGCAAGACGTGGGACTACGTGCAATCCCATGGGGATGCGGTGGTCTCGGCGCTGTGGGCGTCGACAGGCGCGCTCAAGGCCATTGCCTATGGCCTGCCGTTGATTCCCTGCATCATGATGGGCGTGTTCACGGCCACGGGCGGATCCATGATTCGTGATATCGCCATGGGCCGTGAGCCCGCCGTCTTCGGGGATAACACCCCCACCGTGATCCCCGCGGTGGCTTGTGCCCTGGTGGTGCTGGGTGCGGACTCCGCCGGATACTTGGCCTGGGGAGTCATTCTGGGCCCCGTCGTCTCTTTCGTGATGACGATGCTGGGTATTTGGGCCGGATGGCGCGTGCCCGCCCGCCAGGAGTGGGCGCCGGTCAATGACACCGCGGCCTACGTCATGGTAATGGCGCGCAAGGCGGAGAGTAAGGGCAGGGCCGTGGGGCGTCGCCTAGAGCCCACCAAACTCCGCTCCTGGCGCCACAACCAAATGGAGAAGGCGCTGCAGCGCCGTATTGAGCGCGAAGTGCGCGCCGGAAAGCGCCGCGCGGAAGCGGCTATCGACGCCAACGAGTTCCTTGATTCCTTCAATGAGGAAGTGGCGGAGATGTCAGAGATGATGGAGCCAGCCACCGCGGAGGCGGAAACCCCCGATTTCGGCGTGGATTTAAGCGGTGACTCCTATGAAACCCCGAGCGCCGATGAGCCCTCACCGCGCGAGCTTCTGGACCGCATTTTGGCCGATGACCAGCTCACCGATGAACTGGTGGAAAGGCTCATGCGCCGCTATGAAAAGAGGGATGAATAG
- a CDS encoding DUF3375 domain-containing protein, which produces MSVEARALSLRRLMRDSAAIRLLAADNAPVILALIAEYFPRGTRARPAAEVYELMVTDFEVLASEFSMPRTPQNYCNDWVKAGWLIRKSGKSSHGETLEPSEDALSALEAIERWEAPVTAVTASRVESISSALQRLARDTNEDIASRVASLEAERDRIDREIEKAHLGQFESLTAAETEERVQDVLNMAMAVPSDFARVRHELEALNHQLRRQLLDPEGYRGEVLEEIFNGVDHIAESEAGRSFRGFYSLLMDRERNAWLDQWIKEVLESEPGQQLAPDRRQRLRSLFRDMEETSFEVNQTMTGLARSLRNYVSSEQFAEDRRMIELLREARGMAIDAAQNSELKAFHRMDTPLQRIGMSIHSVSRIRLANPGREVVEETPVAYHPGTEDPQALYELVRESEIDFEELHEAVRMAVAKSGPCTIGQVLQAHPPTQGLASVVGLVHIADSHPLPSLKEGHETVTWTEEDGTVRCAQIPTMYFDHTTVKELQ; this is translated from the coding sequence ATGTCTGTTGAAGCACGCGCCCTCTCCCTCCGGCGCCTGATGCGCGATTCCGCCGCAATCCGGCTCCTGGCTGCGGACAACGCGCCCGTGATTCTGGCGTTGATTGCGGAGTACTTCCCGCGCGGCACCCGGGCGCGCCCAGCAGCAGAGGTATACGAGCTCATGGTCACCGATTTCGAGGTTTTGGCCAGCGAGTTTTCCATGCCCCGCACGCCACAGAACTACTGCAATGACTGGGTCAAAGCCGGCTGGTTAATCAGAAAGTCCGGCAAGAGCTCCCACGGTGAAACGCTCGAGCCCAGTGAAGATGCGCTCTCGGCACTCGAAGCCATTGAGCGCTGGGAAGCACCGGTGACCGCGGTGACGGCCTCACGGGTGGAATCGATCAGCTCGGCGCTGCAAAGGCTGGCGCGGGATACCAACGAGGACATCGCTAGCCGCGTGGCCAGCTTGGAAGCAGAACGTGACCGCATTGACCGCGAGATTGAGAAGGCACACCTCGGGCAGTTTGAAAGCCTCACCGCCGCAGAGACGGAAGAGCGTGTCCAAGACGTACTGAACATGGCCATGGCCGTGCCGAGTGATTTCGCCCGGGTTCGCCATGAGCTCGAGGCCCTCAACCACCAGCTGCGCCGACAGCTCTTAGATCCGGAGGGCTACCGCGGCGAGGTGCTGGAGGAAATCTTCAACGGCGTGGACCACATTGCAGAATCGGAGGCCGGACGCAGCTTCCGCGGCTTCTACTCCCTCCTGATGGATAGGGAGCGCAACGCCTGGTTGGACCAATGGATCAAGGAAGTTCTGGAAAGCGAACCCGGGCAGCAGCTCGCCCCGGACAGGAGGCAGCGGCTGCGCAGCCTCTTCCGCGACATGGAGGAAACCAGCTTCGAGGTCAACCAGACCATGACCGGGCTGGCGCGCAGTTTGCGCAACTACGTCTCCTCCGAGCAATTCGCGGAGGACCGGCGCATGATTGAGCTGCTGCGAGAGGCCCGCGGTATGGCCATTGATGCCGCGCAGAACTCCGAGCTGAAGGCCTTTCACCGGATGGACACACCGCTGCAGCGCATCGGCATGTCGATTCATTCGGTCTCCCGCATCCGCCTGGCCAACCCCGGGCGGGAAGTCGTGGAGGAGACACCAGTGGCCTACCACCCCGGCACGGAAGACCCGCAGGCGCTTTATGAGCTCGTGCGCGAATCAGAAATCGACTTTGAGGAATTGCACGAGGCGGTACGCATGGCCGTCGCCAAGTCCGGCCCCTGCACTATTGGCCAGGTGCTGCAGGCCCATCCCCCGACGCAAGGTTTGGCCAGTGTCGTGGGTTTGGTGCACATAGCGGATTCCCACCCGCTGCCCTCGCTGAAAGAAGGACACGAGACAGTCACGTGGACTGAGGAAGACGGTACCGTGCGTTGCGCCCAGATCCCCACCATGTATTTCGATCACACCACCGTTAAGGAGCTACAGTGA